One genomic segment of Clavelina lepadiformis chromosome 3, kaClaLepa1.1, whole genome shotgun sequence includes these proteins:
- the LOC143448362 gene encoding condensin complex subunit 1-like isoform X1, producing MINFIIPTTREDLLTCTAGQYHVEDVFSTRLIPIKIQEAKPDLLKEGGILIHKHFEVFFSVASKFYELDPTVKQLSWSLLTKACERFSNTLHQMLNRVNDGGKILEASQCAKYQNALKMNVYLLVQLAEQYHSASMQNMSLATPSKGKKQNKTKGFENNLGINWESECQKAVQLLMNYVDLDIHRLWKDQLVEDEFTSLISTLCYRLLEDPSSVKSKGIKTAVFHLLGCIIKKHNQALSASLKLVQMLQHFEHVAAPMAEAVTIWISTFKCKTLVCEILREISQIDEKEFVRDSVSTKTMCSFILELARVVPSDVLTHISLLLSRMDEESYQMRNTVLGVMGEILIQCLNGEGLDDKAKGDRDQFLDILHDHANLDMNAFVRSKALHIYLNLVKDQALPIKRCPELVDLCVRLLLDRSNLVRKATVQLLECLLRWNPFAATLSINVLQDGLDDAKQKLKEMYENNAAALKSPHHPGAEELVTIENKENKENSEISEDAVPPKPEADDKVTDEVNAGVIDEDPDSVPGTEKQKAIITYLSESICFVEKFHEAVPVLCQLLKSKTQSDVLEAINFFTTAWEFKLGFAVQGIAAMLDQIWNEEQKVRDAVVFAYRELYFKQDSSRSETHAGQIVDNMIVLAANSTTEKLHAIEALIGEMQKSGDIPSAVVPQLWDRFVNPPSSFTMERGISEILQQKVIVQLLGMFANSKPQMLTLKVNVLVDVGLKDVIKDMSLRSGKLLDFELAMHTCGTLSKLASRTVEAGKYIQQFRLADDHQMFNSLTHLIVDGFDKESENWIRFAMQALTAIFQLAEHPVNIATTIFTKTKETLDAEISNENATSTRTDRLLSRFFSIVGQIALKLLIFVDGDIQSEIKRQRKIEDEKEEAEKKAKKKGRKIDEINKGEANLEEEMGVGGATADDADQEMIKNILEHEIVGPDTLLGDVSEMLVRCCALDIAENDTTAVQVQNSAALAFTKYMLVSSEFCERHLRLFFTMLENSPFEAIRANLTVGAGDLCIRYPNLLEPWTANIYARLTDKSNVVRIYAIKVLTNLILNDMIKVKGHVSEMAKCICDENDRISMLAKQFFQELSKKGNAVYNVMPDIISRLSDPDVGVSDEVDFKTIMRFLFDFIQKEKQTESLVEKLCYRFRATRMQQQWRDLAFCLSLLNYSEKATKKLSESFSFYCEMLRDEQVYYSFNNIITKCKKLSKPEIKVQVDELEGKIIDQHTKGVSEDESAAKAAEAAKQFKLPETESSTSQPGNKRTVVASTRKTKSRKKRRENDWSDEEAERPNTTSVANRRPTRKRVPRKKQVLDFSSDEDSDFHDDMKENVQDIPATMTSNEKEEGIDDDNDDDVSTPIRRKKTPQRKGSRSVLRA from the exons atgattaattttatcataccTACCACTCGTGAAGATCTGTTGACGTGTACTGCTGGCCAATATCATGTTGAAGATGTTTTTTCCACAAGATTAATTCCAATCAAAATACAAG AGGCCAAACCAGATTTGTTGAAGGAAGGTGGAATTCTGAtacacaaacattttgaagtgTTTTTTAGTGTTGCCTCCAAATTTTATGAACTTGATCCTACTGTGAAGCAATTGTCATGGTCTTTATTAACCAAAG CATGTGAGCGCTTCAGCAACACATTACATCAAATGCTAAACAGGGTTAATGATGGTGGAAAAATACTGGAAGCAAGCCAATGTGCCAAGTATCAAAATGCCCTAAAAATGAATGTTTATCTTTTGGTACAATTGGCGGAGCAATACCATTCTGCTTCCATGCAAAATATGTCTTTGGCAACACCCAGTAaaggaaagaaacaaaataaaactaaaggATTTGAGAACAATTTAG GGATTAACTGGGAAAGTGAATGTCAAAAGGCTGTTCAACTTTTGATGAATTACGTAGATCTGGACATCCATAGATTGTGGAAAGACCAACTAGTTGAAGATGAATTTACAAG TTTGATATCAACATTGTGCTATAGACTGTTAGAAGATCCATCTTCTGTAAAAAGCAAAGGAATCAAAACCGCTGTATTTCATCTTTTGGGCTGCATTATCAAAAA ACACAACCAGGCCCTCAGTGCAAGCTTAAAGTTAGTGCAGATGTTGCAACACTTTGAGCATGTTGCAGCTCCAATGGCTGAGGCAGTTACTATATGGATCTCAACATTCAAGTGCAAGACGTTGGTGTGTGAAATTTTGCG GGAAATAAGCCAGATTGATGAAAAAGAATTTGTGCGGGACAGTGTCAGTACAAAAACAATGTGTAGCTTTATTCTGGAACTTGCACGTGTTGTTCCATCTGATGTATTGACACATATAAGCTTATTGCTATCCAGGATGGATGAAGAA TCCTACCAAATGAGAAATACAGTGCTTGGTGTTATGGGAGAAATCTTGATACAGTGTTTAAATGGTGAAGGATTAGATGACAAAGCAAAAGGCGACAG AGATCAATTCCTCGATATCTTGCATGATCATGCCAATTTAGATATGAATGCATTTGTCAGAAGTAAAGCTCTTCATATCTACCTTAACCTTGTAAAAGATCAAGCTTTGCCCATTAAAAG ATGCCCAGAATTAGTTGATCTTTGTGTCAGGCTTCTCCTTGATAGGAGTAACCTGGTTCGAAAAGCAACTGTGCAGCTTCTGGAATGCCTGTTGAGGTGGAACCCTTTTGCAGCAACA CTATCCATTAATGTGCTTCAAGATGGACTCGATGATGctaaacaaaagttaaaggaaatgtatgaaaataatg CTGCAGCATTGAAAAGTCCTCATCATCCAGGTGCAGAGGAACTTGTCACAATAGAGAATAAAGAAAATAAGGAAAATAGTGAAATAAGTGAAGACGCAGTTCCACCAAAGCCTGAAGCAGATGATAAGGTAACAGATGAAGTTAATGCTGGAGTTATTGACGAAGATCCGGATTCAGTACCAGGAAcagaaaagcaaaaa gcTATCATCACCTACCTTTCGGAGTCAATTTGCTTTGTTGAAAAGTTTCATGAAGCTGTCCCTGTATTGTGTCAGTTATTGAAATCGAAAACACAAAGTGACGTTCTGGAAGCTATTAACTTTTTCACTACAGCATGGGAGTTCAAACTTGGCTTTGCTGTTCAAG GTATTGCTGCAATGTTGGATCAGATTTGGAATGAAGAACAGAAAGTTCGTGATGCTGTTGTGTTTGCATATCGAGAACTTTACTTCAAACAAGATTCTTCACGCAG TGAAACCCATGCTGGTCAAATTGTCGATAACATGATAGTACTTGCTGCTAATTCAACAACAGAGAAGCTGCATGCTATTGAAGCTCTTATAGGAGAAATGCAAAAATCTGGTGATATTCCTTCAGCTGTAGTACCA CAACTCTGGGATAGATTTGTCAACCCACCCTCATCATTTACTATGGAGCGAGGCATAAGTGAAATTTTACAACAGAAGGTGATCGTCCAACTACTTGGAATGTTTGCAAA CTCCAAGCCTCAAATGCTGACATTAAAGGTCAATGTATTGGTTGATGTTGGACTGAAGGATGTGATTAAGGACATGTCACTGCGCAGTGGTAAACTGCTCGATTTCGAGCTTGCAATGCACACATGTGGGACACTCTCCAAACTTGCATCTCGAACCGTTGAAGCTGGAAAATACATCCAGCAATTTCGCTTGGCTGATGACCACCAGATGTTTAACTCCCTAACTCACCTCATAGTTGATG GTTTTGACAAGGAATCTGAAAATTGGATAAGATTTGCCATGCAAGCCTTAACAGCAATATTTCAACTTGCTGAACATCCAGTTAACATCGCTAcaacaatttttacaaaaaccaaGGAGACACTTGATGCTGAAATCAGCAATGAGAATGCGA CATCAACTCGAACTGATCGTTTGCTGAGTCGTTTTTTCAGTATTGTTGGGCAGATAGCATTGAAATTACTGATTTTTGTCGATGGCGATATACAGTCTGAAATTAAGAGGCAAAG AAAAattgaagatgaaaaagaagAGGCTGAAaagaaagcaaagaaaaaggGACGAAAAATAGATGAAATAAATAAG GGTGAAGCTAATCTTGAGGAGGAGATGGGTGTGGGGGGAGCAACAGCTGATGATGCCGACCAAGAAATGATCAAAAACATTCTTGAACACGAAATAGTTG GTCCAGATACGCTGCTTGGCGACGTTTCCGAAATGCTTGTTCGTTGTTGTGCCTTAGACATTGCAGAAAATGATACCACTGCAGTGCAAGTACAAAATAGTGCTGCATTGGCCTTCACAAAGTACATGTTG GTCAGTTCAGAATTTTGTGAACGACATTTAcgtttatttttcacaatgcTTGAGAATTCACCATTCGAAGCAATCCGAGCAAATTTAACGGTCGGTGCTGGTGACCTTTGCATAAGGTACCCAAATCTGTTAGAACCTTGGACCGCAAATATTTATGCCAG GTTAACAGACAAATCAAATGTTGTTCGAATTTACGCAATTAAAGTTCTCACTAACCTCATTCTGAACGACATGATAAAAGTTAAAGGTCACGTCAGTGAAATGGCAAAATGCATTTGTGATGAAAACGACAGAATTTCTATGCTCGCCAAGCAATTCTTCCAGGAACTATCAAAAAAG GGCAACGCAGTGTACAATGTTATGCCAGATATAATAAGCAGATTGTCAGATCCCGATGTTGGTGTCAGTGATGAAGTGGACTTCAAGACCATTATGCGATTTCTTTTTGACTTcatacaaaaagaaaaacaaactgaaaGTCTTGTTGAAAAATTATGCTATCGTTTCAGAGCAACTAG AATGCAGCAGCAGTGGCGAGATTTGGCTTTTTGTCTATCCTTGCTAAACTACTCTGAAAAAGCCACGAAGAAGTTGTCCGAAAGCTTTTCATTTTATTGTGAAATGCTTCGCGATGAACAAGTCTATTACTCGTTTAACAACATCATTACCAAATGCAAGAAACTTTCCAAACCAGAAATAAAG GTGCAAGTTGACGAACTGGAAGGCAAGATTATTGACCAGCACACAAAAGGCGTCAGCGAGGACGAGTCTGCGGCAAAAGCAGCAGAAGCTGCCAAACAATTCAAACTGCCTGAAACTGAAAGCTCCACCAGTCAGCCAG GCAACAAACGAACCGTGGTGGCttcgacaagaaaaacaaAGTCGCGGAAGAAGCGTCGTGAGAATGACTGGAGCGACGAAGAAGCGGAAAGACCAAACACCACTTCCGTGGCCAACCGCCGACCAACTCGGAAGCGGGTCCCACGCAAAAAACAAGTGCTTGATTTCTCCAGTGATGAGGATAGCGATTTCCATGACGACATGAAAG AAAATGTTCAAGACATCCCGGCGACTATGACGTCAAACGAAAAAGAAGAAGGCATTGATGACGACAATGATGATGACGTATCGACACCAATCCGACGCAAGAAGACTCCCCAACGAAAAGGATCAAGATCGGTTTTAAGGGCGTAG
- the LOC143448362 gene encoding condensin complex subunit 1-like isoform X4, whose protein sequence is MINFIIPTTREDLLTCTAGQYHVEDVFSTRLIPIKIQEAKPDLLKEGGILIHKHFEVFFSVASKFYELDPTVKQLSWSLLTKACERFSNTLHQMLNRVNDGGKILEASQCAKYQNALKMNVYLLVQLAEQYHSASMQNMSLATPSKGKKQNKTKGFENNLGINWESECQKAVQLLMNYVDLDIHRLWKDQLVEDEFTSLISTLCYRLLEDPSSVKSKGIKTAVFHLLGCIIKKHNQALSASLKLVQMLQHFEHVAAPMAEAVTIWISTFKCKTLVCEILREISQIDEKEFVRDSVSTKTMCSFILELARVVPSDVLTHISLLLSRMDEESYQMRNTVLGVMGEILIQCLNGEGLDDKAKGDRDQFLDILHDHANLDMNAFVRSKALHIYLNLVKDQALPIKRCPELVDLCVRLLLDRSNLVRKATVQLLECLLRWNPFAATLSINVLQDGLDDAKQKLKEMYENNAAALKSPHHPGAEELVTIENKENKENSEISEDAVPPKPEADDKVTDEVNAGVIDEDPDSVPGTEKQKAIITYLSESICFVEKFHEAVPVLCQLLKSKTQSDVLEAINFFTTAWEFKLGFAVQGIAAMLDQIWNEEQKVRDAVVFAYRELYFKQDSSRSETHAGQIVDNMIVLAANSTTEKLHAIEALIGEMQKSGDIPSAVVPQLWDRFVNPPSSFTMERGISEILQQKVIVQLLGMFANSKPQMLTLKVNVLVDVGLKDVIKDMSLRSGKLLDFELAMHTCGTLSKLASRTVEAGKYIQQFRLADDHQMFNSLTHLIVDGFDKESENWIRFAMQALTAIFQLAEHPVNIATTIFTKTKETLDAEISNENATSTRTDRLLSRFFSIVGQIALKLLIFVDGDIQSEIKRQRKIEDEKEEAEKKAKKKGRKIDEINKGEANLEEEMGVGGATADDADQEMIKNILEHEIVGPDTLLGDVSEMLVRCCALDIAENDTTAVQVQNSAALAFTKYMLVSSEFCERHLRLFFTMLENSPFEAIRANLTVGAGDLCIRYPNLLEPWTANIYARLTDKSNVVRIYAIKVLTNLILNDMIKVKGHVSEMAKCICDENDRISMLAKQFFQELSKKGNAVYNVMPDIISRLSDPDVGVSDEVDFKTIMRFLFDFIQKEKQTESLVEKLCYRFRATRMQQQWRDLAFCLSLLNYSEKATKKLSESFSFYCEMLRDEQVYYSFNNIITKCKKLSKPEIKVQVDELEGKIIDQHTKGVSEDESAAKAAEAAKQFKLPETESSTSQPVPLKKRRFSLVRGLSVTMDKLEIDDLSLTPVFARKYARRRRTRKNSDSESDVSSVISKASNQDLISNKRIKSSP, encoded by the exons atgattaattttatcataccTACCACTCGTGAAGATCTGTTGACGTGTACTGCTGGCCAATATCATGTTGAAGATGTTTTTTCCACAAGATTAATTCCAATCAAAATACAAG AGGCCAAACCAGATTTGTTGAAGGAAGGTGGAATTCTGAtacacaaacattttgaagtgTTTTTTAGTGTTGCCTCCAAATTTTATGAACTTGATCCTACTGTGAAGCAATTGTCATGGTCTTTATTAACCAAAG CATGTGAGCGCTTCAGCAACACATTACATCAAATGCTAAACAGGGTTAATGATGGTGGAAAAATACTGGAAGCAAGCCAATGTGCCAAGTATCAAAATGCCCTAAAAATGAATGTTTATCTTTTGGTACAATTGGCGGAGCAATACCATTCTGCTTCCATGCAAAATATGTCTTTGGCAACACCCAGTAaaggaaagaaacaaaataaaactaaaggATTTGAGAACAATTTAG GGATTAACTGGGAAAGTGAATGTCAAAAGGCTGTTCAACTTTTGATGAATTACGTAGATCTGGACATCCATAGATTGTGGAAAGACCAACTAGTTGAAGATGAATTTACAAG TTTGATATCAACATTGTGCTATAGACTGTTAGAAGATCCATCTTCTGTAAAAAGCAAAGGAATCAAAACCGCTGTATTTCATCTTTTGGGCTGCATTATCAAAAA ACACAACCAGGCCCTCAGTGCAAGCTTAAAGTTAGTGCAGATGTTGCAACACTTTGAGCATGTTGCAGCTCCAATGGCTGAGGCAGTTACTATATGGATCTCAACATTCAAGTGCAAGACGTTGGTGTGTGAAATTTTGCG GGAAATAAGCCAGATTGATGAAAAAGAATTTGTGCGGGACAGTGTCAGTACAAAAACAATGTGTAGCTTTATTCTGGAACTTGCACGTGTTGTTCCATCTGATGTATTGACACATATAAGCTTATTGCTATCCAGGATGGATGAAGAA TCCTACCAAATGAGAAATACAGTGCTTGGTGTTATGGGAGAAATCTTGATACAGTGTTTAAATGGTGAAGGATTAGATGACAAAGCAAAAGGCGACAG AGATCAATTCCTCGATATCTTGCATGATCATGCCAATTTAGATATGAATGCATTTGTCAGAAGTAAAGCTCTTCATATCTACCTTAACCTTGTAAAAGATCAAGCTTTGCCCATTAAAAG ATGCCCAGAATTAGTTGATCTTTGTGTCAGGCTTCTCCTTGATAGGAGTAACCTGGTTCGAAAAGCAACTGTGCAGCTTCTGGAATGCCTGTTGAGGTGGAACCCTTTTGCAGCAACA CTATCCATTAATGTGCTTCAAGATGGACTCGATGATGctaaacaaaagttaaaggaaatgtatgaaaataatg CTGCAGCATTGAAAAGTCCTCATCATCCAGGTGCAGAGGAACTTGTCACAATAGAGAATAAAGAAAATAAGGAAAATAGTGAAATAAGTGAAGACGCAGTTCCACCAAAGCCTGAAGCAGATGATAAGGTAACAGATGAAGTTAATGCTGGAGTTATTGACGAAGATCCGGATTCAGTACCAGGAAcagaaaagcaaaaa gcTATCATCACCTACCTTTCGGAGTCAATTTGCTTTGTTGAAAAGTTTCATGAAGCTGTCCCTGTATTGTGTCAGTTATTGAAATCGAAAACACAAAGTGACGTTCTGGAAGCTATTAACTTTTTCACTACAGCATGGGAGTTCAAACTTGGCTTTGCTGTTCAAG GTATTGCTGCAATGTTGGATCAGATTTGGAATGAAGAACAGAAAGTTCGTGATGCTGTTGTGTTTGCATATCGAGAACTTTACTTCAAACAAGATTCTTCACGCAG TGAAACCCATGCTGGTCAAATTGTCGATAACATGATAGTACTTGCTGCTAATTCAACAACAGAGAAGCTGCATGCTATTGAAGCTCTTATAGGAGAAATGCAAAAATCTGGTGATATTCCTTCAGCTGTAGTACCA CAACTCTGGGATAGATTTGTCAACCCACCCTCATCATTTACTATGGAGCGAGGCATAAGTGAAATTTTACAACAGAAGGTGATCGTCCAACTACTTGGAATGTTTGCAAA CTCCAAGCCTCAAATGCTGACATTAAAGGTCAATGTATTGGTTGATGTTGGACTGAAGGATGTGATTAAGGACATGTCACTGCGCAGTGGTAAACTGCTCGATTTCGAGCTTGCAATGCACACATGTGGGACACTCTCCAAACTTGCATCTCGAACCGTTGAAGCTGGAAAATACATCCAGCAATTTCGCTTGGCTGATGACCACCAGATGTTTAACTCCCTAACTCACCTCATAGTTGATG GTTTTGACAAGGAATCTGAAAATTGGATAAGATTTGCCATGCAAGCCTTAACAGCAATATTTCAACTTGCTGAACATCCAGTTAACATCGCTAcaacaatttttacaaaaaccaaGGAGACACTTGATGCTGAAATCAGCAATGAGAATGCGA CATCAACTCGAACTGATCGTTTGCTGAGTCGTTTTTTCAGTATTGTTGGGCAGATAGCATTGAAATTACTGATTTTTGTCGATGGCGATATACAGTCTGAAATTAAGAGGCAAAG AAAAattgaagatgaaaaagaagAGGCTGAAaagaaagcaaagaaaaaggGACGAAAAATAGATGAAATAAATAAG GGTGAAGCTAATCTTGAGGAGGAGATGGGTGTGGGGGGAGCAACAGCTGATGATGCCGACCAAGAAATGATCAAAAACATTCTTGAACACGAAATAGTTG GTCCAGATACGCTGCTTGGCGACGTTTCCGAAATGCTTGTTCGTTGTTGTGCCTTAGACATTGCAGAAAATGATACCACTGCAGTGCAAGTACAAAATAGTGCTGCATTGGCCTTCACAAAGTACATGTTG GTCAGTTCAGAATTTTGTGAACGACATTTAcgtttatttttcacaatgcTTGAGAATTCACCATTCGAAGCAATCCGAGCAAATTTAACGGTCGGTGCTGGTGACCTTTGCATAAGGTACCCAAATCTGTTAGAACCTTGGACCGCAAATATTTATGCCAG GTTAACAGACAAATCAAATGTTGTTCGAATTTACGCAATTAAAGTTCTCACTAACCTCATTCTGAACGACATGATAAAAGTTAAAGGTCACGTCAGTGAAATGGCAAAATGCATTTGTGATGAAAACGACAGAATTTCTATGCTCGCCAAGCAATTCTTCCAGGAACTATCAAAAAAG GGCAACGCAGTGTACAATGTTATGCCAGATATAATAAGCAGATTGTCAGATCCCGATGTTGGTGTCAGTGATGAAGTGGACTTCAAGACCATTATGCGATTTCTTTTTGACTTcatacaaaaagaaaaacaaactgaaaGTCTTGTTGAAAAATTATGCTATCGTTTCAGAGCAACTAG AATGCAGCAGCAGTGGCGAGATTTGGCTTTTTGTCTATCCTTGCTAAACTACTCTGAAAAAGCCACGAAGAAGTTGTCCGAAAGCTTTTCATTTTATTGTGAAATGCTTCGCGATGAACAAGTCTATTACTCGTTTAACAACATCATTACCAAATGCAAGAAACTTTCCAAACCAGAAATAAAG GTGCAAGTTGACGAACTGGAAGGCAAGATTATTGACCAGCACACAAAAGGCGTCAGCGAGGACGAGTCTGCGGCAAAAGCAGCAGAAGCTGCCAAACAATTCAAACTGCCTGAAACTGAAAGCTCCACCAGTCAGCCAG TTCCTCTCAAAAAGCGAAGATTTTCTTTAGTCAGAGGCTTGTCTGTTACCATGGACAAATTAGAGATTGATGACCTTAGCTTAACGCCGGTATTTGCCAGAAAATAT GCGAGACGTCGCCGAACAAGGAAAAACTCCGATTCAGAATCGGATGTGAGTTCGGTCATTTCGAAAGCAAGTAACCAAGATTTGATCAGCAACAAACGAATAAAGAGTAGTCCGTAA